Proteins encoded in a region of the Gemmatimonadaceae bacterium genome:
- a CDS encoding BTAD domain-containing putative transcriptional regulator, which yields MSAPRGVPRDKLLALFWPESDTDRARHALDQTLYSLKKDLGAEALVIGREEPSLNPAAITSDVEDFQAALARGDRIGAAELYRGPFLDGVFITGAPGFDRWVDEERARLTREVEFALESLATEAAGKGDHAGAVQRWQRLAVMEPRKTRVVLSLMTELAATGDRASALRHAEIYHTLVRDDLEAEPNPAVAALADKLRRQPVKTDAPRRSTEPRVVPPTTAPVAPATPRTFASAPAPTVEAAAAPRRATPFRLVTQKTKPYRVAGFAAGLIVLLALILSRMYTNRGRDAERAWILAADFDNRTRDSIFDRALDAALATGLQQSAYVSVFPRARIEQTLARMGRPHGAATTMHLDETSAREVAQREGINSVVVAAIDRVDSSYMLTAQIVDASSGRALAAETRLANRRSDVIAAVDDLVRRLRRDIGESAGAIAKHDLPLPQATTASLEALHKYADGLAAWKAGQRKPAVELYEEAVAIDSDFALAHAELGGAYYWTNDRPNGDAHFDHALRLLDRLTDRERLTVRAAAESWRGNRLHAIELRRALLAVYPGDRSAWGKIGYDYMRLGHAQEAVAALRTQLSRDSSSAGDYINLATAHKELAAYDSAIVNYKRAFRLQPNLLTLENLNHEYGETLVLAGKHDEARAVYDSMLVGDPDQQARGNRSLGLLAMSQGHYAEAIDRFRQATLLSEAPNRELTEARNRLFLASAEQEKGWRDSASAEIRSAYGLFRKAYFEPRFLVYLGKALVRDGQLPLAVEVLDTLRRRARADNPGDRSNVQVLSGEVALAQGHPDSAVSVLRLAYATDSTEYIRESLARAVGQSGDLHGAARLYESLAGATGGWYGYEAEQYGLIAPVSAADSYERIGDQARVRSLYERFLAQWPKADTDLVSVRKARDGLSKLKSFQLQRESRR from the coding sequence GTGAGTGCGCCCCGTGGCGTGCCGCGCGACAAGCTCCTCGCACTGTTCTGGCCAGAGAGCGACACCGACCGCGCGCGCCATGCCCTCGATCAGACTCTCTACTCGCTCAAGAAAGATCTCGGGGCTGAGGCACTCGTCATCGGTCGCGAAGAACCATCACTCAATCCGGCTGCAATAACGAGCGACGTCGAAGACTTCCAGGCGGCGCTGGCACGCGGCGATCGCATCGGCGCGGCGGAGCTCTATAGGGGGCCGTTCCTCGACGGCGTGTTCATCACGGGCGCGCCGGGATTCGATCGCTGGGTCGACGAGGAGCGTGCGCGCCTAACGAGAGAGGTGGAATTCGCGCTCGAATCCCTCGCCACGGAGGCGGCCGGGAAGGGCGACCACGCGGGCGCGGTGCAACGCTGGCAACGGCTCGCCGTCATGGAGCCGCGGAAGACGCGAGTCGTCCTCTCGCTCATGACGGAGCTTGCCGCGACCGGTGACCGCGCCAGCGCGTTGCGCCATGCCGAGATCTATCACACGCTCGTTCGCGACGATCTCGAAGCCGAGCCCAATCCCGCGGTCGCCGCACTCGCCGACAAGCTGCGTCGACAGCCGGTGAAGACGGACGCCCCTCGACGTTCGACCGAGCCCCGCGTCGTCCCGCCGACGACGGCGCCAGTCGCGCCAGCTACTCCGCGGACGTTCGCGTCAGCCCCGGCGCCGACAGTCGAAGCCGCGGCGGCGCCACGCCGCGCGACGCCGTTCCGCCTCGTTACACAGAAGACGAAGCCCTACCGAGTCGCCGGATTTGCCGCCGGCTTGATCGTGCTGCTCGCGCTCATCCTCTCTCGGATGTACACGAATCGCGGCCGCGACGCCGAACGAGCATGGATTCTTGCCGCGGACTTCGACAACCGCACGCGCGATTCGATCTTCGATCGTGCGCTCGATGCGGCGCTGGCGACGGGTCTTCAGCAGTCTGCCTATGTGAGCGTGTTCCCCCGCGCACGGATTGAGCAAACCCTCGCGCGCATGGGCCGCCCGCACGGGGCAGCAACAACAATGCATCTCGACGAGACGTCGGCTCGCGAAGTGGCGCAGCGCGAGGGCATCAATTCGGTGGTCGTCGCGGCCATCGACCGCGTCGACAGCAGCTACATGCTCACGGCACAGATCGTCGACGCGTCGAGTGGCCGCGCGCTCGCCGCCGAGACGCGCCTCGCCAATCGGCGGTCGGACGTGATCGCCGCCGTCGACGATCTGGTGCGACGGCTGCGTCGCGACATCGGCGAATCCGCGGGTGCCATTGCGAAGCACGACCTTCCCCTGCCGCAGGCGACGACCGCCTCGCTCGAAGCCCTTCATAAATACGCCGACGGCCTCGCCGCCTGGAAAGCAGGACAGCGAAAGCCCGCCGTCGAGCTCTATGAGGAAGCCGTCGCGATCGACTCCGACTTCGCCCTCGCGCACGCAGAGCTCGGCGGCGCGTATTACTGGACCAACGACCGTCCCAACGGCGACGCGCACTTTGACCATGCACTGCGTCTGCTCGACCGCCTCACCGATCGAGAGCGCCTAACGGTGCGGGCCGCCGCGGAGAGCTGGAGAGGAAATCGCTTGCACGCAATCGAGCTCCGTCGTGCGCTGCTGGCGGTGTACCCCGGTGACCGCAGCGCGTGGGGGAAGATCGGCTACGACTACATGCGTCTCGGGCACGCGCAGGAGGCCGTTGCCGCTTTGCGCACCCAGCTGTCGCGCGATTCCAGCAGCGCCGGCGATTACATCAATCTCGCCACGGCACACAAGGAACTCGCCGCATACGACTCCGCCATCGTGAACTACAAGCGTGCCTTCCGGCTGCAGCCAAACCTGCTCACGCTCGAGAACTTGAATCACGAGTATGGCGAGACGCTCGTGCTGGCCGGCAAGCACGACGAAGCGCGAGCCGTGTACGACTCGATGCTCGTCGGCGATCCCGATCAGCAGGCGCGCGGTAATCGCTCGTTAGGCCTCCTCGCGATGTCGCAGGGGCACTACGCCGAAGCGATCGATCGCTTTCGCCAGGCGACGCTGCTCAGTGAGGCGCCGAATCGCGAGCTGACGGAGGCGCGCAATCGCCTCTTCCTCGCGTCGGCCGAGCAAGAGAAAGGCTGGCGCGACTCGGCGAGCGCGGAGATCCGCTCGGCGTATGGGCTGTTCAGGAAGGCCTACTTCGAGCCGCGGTTCCTCGTCTATCTCGGCAAGGCACTCGTGCGAGACGGGCAGCTGCCGCTCGCTGTCGAGGTGCTCGACACGCTCCGCCGACGCGCCCGCGCTGACAACCCCGGGGATCGCTCGAATGTGCAGGTTCTGAGCGGCGAGGTCGCGCTCGCGCAGGGTCACCCCGACAGCGCCGTGAGCGTCCTTCGACTCGCTTACGCCACGGACTCCACCGAGTACATCCGGGAATCCCTCGCGCGTGCCGTCGGCCAGAGCGGCGATCTCCACGGCGCCGCACGCTTGTACGAGTCCCTCGCGGGCGCGACTGGTGGCTGGTACGGCTACGAGGCCGAGCAGTACGGATTGATCGCGCCGGTGAGCGCCGCCGACAGCTACGAACGCATCGGCGATCAGGCACGTGTCCGCAGCTTGTACGAGCGATTCCTCGCGCAATGGCCGAAAGCCGACACCGATCTCGTATCGGTCCGTAAGGCGCGCGATGGCCTGAGTAAGCTCAAAAGCTTCCAGCTGCAGCGAGAGAGTCGCCGCTGA
- a CDS encoding methylated-DNA--[protein]-cysteine S-methyltransferase: MTPTTRLHAVTAEIETPIGPMIAAASDSHLLLFEFPHRRMIDTQLDRVRRAHDCELAPGESPIFATLRAQLDEYFHGDRREFSLPLDVPGTPFQTRVWSALLRIPCGTTTSYARLAESIGQPNAVRAVARANGDNRIAIIIPCHRVIGSTGDLVGYGGGVWRKKKLLDLEARAEALSLF, from the coding sequence ATGACCCCGACCACGCGACTTCACGCCGTCACCGCCGAAATCGAGACGCCGATCGGTCCGATGATTGCCGCGGCGTCGGACTCGCATCTCCTCCTGTTCGAGTTTCCTCACCGGCGGATGATCGACACGCAGCTCGACCGCGTGCGACGCGCCCACGACTGTGAGCTCGCGCCCGGCGAGTCCCCCATCTTCGCGACGCTGCGAGCCCAACTCGACGAATACTTCCACGGCGACCGACGGGAGTTCAGCCTGCCCCTCGACGTGCCGGGCACGCCCTTCCAGACGCGGGTCTGGTCGGCGCTGCTGCGGATCCCCTGCGGGACGACGACGAGCTACGCGCGTCTCGCCGAATCGATCGGACAGCCTAACGCGGTGCGCGCCGTGGCGCGGGCGAATGGCGATAACCGCATCGCGATCATCATCCCCTGTCATCGCGTGATCGGCTCGACCGGAGACCTCGTCGGCTACGGCGGCGGCGTGTGGCGTAAGAAGAAATTGCTCGACCTGGAGGCCCGCGCCGAGGCCCTCTCCCTTTTCTAG
- a CDS encoding DoxX family protein — translation MTSISLSQRDRSTTRMWIAQGLLAAIFLFAGGMKLVLPAAVLAEQSHLPGGFIKFIGICETLGALGVVLPGLFHIQERLTPVAARGLVIIMIGAVVTTLIQGQGAMAVIPAIVGLLATYVARR, via the coding sequence ATGACCTCGATCAGTCTGAGCCAGCGCGACCGGTCCACCACCCGCATGTGGATCGCCCAGGGCCTTTTGGCCGCGATCTTTCTTTTTGCGGGTGGAATGAAGCTGGTGCTACCTGCCGCCGTGCTCGCCGAACAGTCCCACCTTCCCGGCGGCTTCATCAAGTTCATCGGCATCTGCGAGACCTTGGGTGCCCTCGGCGTGGTTCTGCCCGGCCTGTTTCACATTCAGGAGCGCCTAACGCCGGTCGCCGCGCGGGGTTTGGTGATTATCATGATCGGCGCCGTGGTGACGACACTGATCCAGGGTCAGGGTGCCATGGCGGTCATTCCCGCGATCGTCGGCCTCCTCGCGACCTACGTCGCGCGCAGATAG
- a CDS encoding NADPH-dependent F420 reductase, with protein MRIGIVGAGMIGSTLAKLWVDAGHDVRLASRHPNELESLVKKLGERASAGSPAEASQFGDAVLVTVPLKAMPELARDIGPLLAGKIVLDTGNAYEQRDGSFAREATRDPRGSAGWTASMFPRARWVKAFNTVYYKTLETEAHRKGEQVGIPLASDDREALDVVARLVRDAGFEPVVVGELVRGKEFEPGAQVYNTGMSGRELRERLPERRNYKPAQLGRDATDQPRS; from the coding sequence ATGCGCATCGGCATCGTTGGCGCGGGGATGATCGGTTCGACTCTCGCGAAGCTGTGGGTCGACGCTGGACACGACGTGCGACTTGCGTCGCGTCACCCTAACGAGCTCGAGTCCCTCGTCAAGAAGCTTGGCGAGCGCGCCTCCGCCGGTTCGCCCGCGGAGGCGTCGCAATTCGGTGACGCCGTCCTGGTCACCGTGCCGCTCAAGGCGATGCCGGAACTGGCGCGAGACATCGGACCATTGCTGGCCGGCAAGATCGTCCTCGACACGGGCAATGCCTACGAGCAGCGGGACGGCAGCTTCGCCCGCGAGGCGACGCGCGATCCGCGCGGATCCGCGGGCTGGACTGCCTCGATGTTCCCGCGGGCGCGCTGGGTGAAGGCGTTCAATACCGTTTATTACAAGACACTCGAGACGGAGGCGCATCGGAAGGGTGAGCAAGTCGGCATCCCGCTGGCCAGTGACGACCGCGAGGCGCTGGATGTCGTCGCACGGCTGGTCCGGGACGCCGGCTTCGAGCCTGTGGTTGTTGGAGAACTCGTTCGGGGGAAGGAGTTCGAGCCTGGAGCGCAGGTTTATAACACCGGAATGAGCGGGCGCGAATTGAGGGAACGGCTTCCCGAGCGGCGCAACTACAAGCCGGCGCAACTGGGCAGGGACGCGACGGATCAACCCCGGAGCTGA
- a CDS encoding peptidyl-alpha-hydroxyglycine alpha-amidating lyase family protein, with product MRIHLTVLLLLAAVSLSAQQVPEIPFDASVDFLKLPAGMNFGEVAGVAIDARRHLYVFSRTGSRSTVHGASAAQLFEFGPDGAFIREIGKDLYGFAFAHTVRVDANGNLWATDEGTNMIVEFNPAGRVLMVLGRRAEAVEAPPAQPLPGTQARPGWGTFNRPTDVTWDREGNVFVADGYNNSRVVKIDKHGRWVKTWGERGTSPGQFNILHSIASDIAGNIYVADRTNRRIQVFDHDGAFLRQFTIDVPYDKEPNVMVGAMPGASSNPLSVSGAPWAICITPGPNQVLFSADAVPGRIYKLSLDGKVLGVLGDAGKEPKQFGWIHEIACPSDNELYVAELLNWRVQRIALNPRRTQHASISKH from the coding sequence ATGCGCATTCATCTGACCGTCCTGCTTTTGCTCGCTGCCGTGTCGCTATCCGCGCAGCAAGTTCCCGAAATCCCCTTCGACGCGAGCGTGGACTTTCTCAAGCTCCCCGCCGGGATGAATTTCGGCGAGGTGGCCGGCGTCGCAATCGATGCCCGGCGTCACCTGTACGTGTTCAGCCGAACCGGCTCGCGCAGCACCGTCCACGGCGCCAGCGCGGCGCAGCTCTTCGAGTTCGGACCCGACGGCGCATTCATTCGCGAGATCGGCAAGGACCTATATGGTTTTGCGTTTGCTCACACCGTGCGTGTCGACGCGAACGGCAATCTGTGGGCGACGGACGAAGGCACGAACATGATCGTCGAGTTCAATCCGGCGGGACGTGTGCTGATGGTCCTCGGCCGTCGCGCGGAGGCGGTCGAAGCACCGCCAGCGCAGCCATTGCCGGGGACACAGGCGCGGCCCGGCTGGGGCACCTTCAATCGCCCGACGGACGTCACCTGGGATCGTGAAGGCAATGTCTTTGTCGCCGATGGTTACAACAATTCGCGCGTCGTAAAGATCGACAAGCACGGCCGCTGGGTGAAAACCTGGGGCGAGCGCGGCACGAGCCCCGGTCAGTTCAACATCCTGCATTCGATTGCGAGCGACATTGCGGGCAACATCTATGTCGCCGATCGGACCAACCGACGCATTCAGGTGTTCGATCACGACGGTGCCTTCCTCCGCCAATTCACCATCGACGTCCCCTACGACAAGGAGCCTAACGTGATGGTCGGCGCAATGCCCGGCGCCAGCAGCAATCCGCTTTCGGTTTCCGGCGCGCCGTGGGCGATCTGTATCACGCCGGGTCCGAATCAGGTGCTGTTCAGCGCTGACGCCGTGCCGGGCCGGATTTACAAGCTCTCATTGGACGGCAAGGTCCTCGGCGTACTCGGCGACGCGGGAAAAGAGCCGAAGCAGTTTGGCTGGATTCACGAGATCGCCTGCCCTTCCGACAA